One segment of Thermodesulfovibrio sp. 3907-1M DNA contains the following:
- the cas4 gene encoding CRISPR-associated protein Cas4 has translation MHPTGTLIWYYYICPREVWLMSRHLTPWQENPFIEIGRLISKESYQRDRKEIRLENIVIDLLKTEGENVVIGEVKKSSRFEKSARMQLAFYLWKLNHLGIEATGKLLFPREKKKITVMLTKEIEDELEEAQQKIISIVQMETPPPARRIKFCSKCGYQEFCWS, from the coding sequence ATGCACCCCACTGGAACCCTCATCTGGTATTACTACATCTGCCCTCGGGAAGTGTGGCTTATGTCAAGGCATCTCACACCGTGGCAGGAAAATCCATTCATTGAAATTGGAAGACTTATCTCAAAGGAATCCTACCAGAGGGATAGGAAAGAGATTCGTCTTGAAAACATTGTTATAGACCTCTTAAAAACCGAAGGTGAAAATGTAGTGATTGGTGAGGTCAAGAAGAGCTCTCGTTTTGAAAAGAGTGCAAGGATGCAACTTGCCTTTTACCTATGGAAACTAAACCATCTTGGTATTGAAGCAACAGGAAAACTTCTTTTTCCAAGAGAAAAGAAAAAAATCACTGTGATGCTCACTAAGGAGATTGAAGATGAACTTGAGGAGGCTCAGCAGAAAATAATCTCAATCGTTCAAATGGAAACACCACCGCCTGCAAGAAGAATAAAATTTTGCTCAAAATGCGGCTATCAGGAGTTTTGCTGGTCATGA
- the cas1b gene encoding type I-B CRISPR-associated endonuclease Cas1b: protein MKRSIYIFSDGELKRKDKTLCFETKEGKKYIPVENTHEILIFGEVTINKRLLEFLTESEIILHFFNYYGYYVGSFYPREHLNSGYMILKQAEHYLDHKKRLNLAENFVSGAIENIKRVLIYYANRGKPLNETIDKINSIALSIKDCESTEELMAVEGNIRDEYYQAFDIILDSEHFVFEARTKRPPKNRLNALISFANSLVYTTVLSEIYHTHLDPRIGYLHTTNFRRFTLNLDVAEIFKPIIADRVIFNLVNKSIIKPNHFEKKLDGIVLNDKGKQLLIQHMDERLRSTIQHKRIGRHVSYRQLIRLELYKIQKHLIGEEEYRPFQSGW from the coding sequence ATGAAAAGAAGCATTTACATATTCTCAGATGGTGAACTGAAAAGAAAAGACAAAACCCTTTGTTTTGAAACAAAGGAAGGTAAAAAATACATCCCGGTGGAAAACACTCATGAGATATTGATATTTGGCGAAGTAACAATAAACAAGCGTTTGCTTGAATTTCTTACAGAATCTGAAATAATACTTCACTTCTTTAACTACTATGGCTATTATGTGGGCTCCTTTTATCCAAGAGAACATCTCAATTCAGGATATATGATTCTCAAGCAGGCAGAGCATTATCTTGACCATAAAAAAAGACTAAACCTTGCAGAAAATTTTGTCTCTGGTGCGATTGAAAACATCAAAAGGGTGCTCATATATTATGCAAACAGGGGAAAGCCTCTCAATGAAACCATTGATAAAATAAACTCAATAGCCCTGTCAATCAAAGATTGCGAAAGCACAGAAGAGCTTATGGCAGTAGAGGGAAATATCCGTGATGAGTATTATCAAGCCTTTGACATTATCCTTGACAGTGAACACTTTGTATTTGAGGCAAGAACAAAAAGACCACCCAAAAACAGGCTCAACGCTCTCATCAGTTTTGCAAACTCACTTGTCTATACAACAGTCTTAAGTGAGATTTATCATACCCATCTTGACCCACGAATAGGATACTTACATACAACCAATTTCAGGAGATTCACCCTTAATCTTGATGTAGCTGAAATCTTCAAGCCCATAATTGCAGACAGAGTTATATTCAACCTTGTAAATAAATCTATTATAAAACCTAATCACTTTGAAAAAAAACTTGATGGAATTGTTCTCAACGACAAAGGTAAACAACTCCTTATTCAGCATATGGATGAAAGACTTCGTAGCACAATTCAGCATAAAAGAATTGGTAGACACGTATCCTATCGGCAGCTAATAAGGCTTGAGCTTTACAAAATTCAGAAACATCTAATTGGTGAGGAAGAATACAGACCTTTTCAGAGTGGCTGGTGA
- the cas2 gene encoding CRISPR-associated endonuclease Cas2, with amino-acid sequence MKVILVYDINEKRVTKVLKTCRKYLNWVQNSVFEGEISEAKLVKLKMELKKIIHEDEDSVIIYTFRSAWYTNRETIGVKKGVQELII; translated from the coding sequence ATGAAGGTTATTCTCGTATACGATATAAATGAAAAGAGGGTGACAAAGGTGTTAAAGACCTGCAGAAAATATCTTAACTGGGTTCAGAACTCTGTTTTTGAAGGAGAGATTTCAGAGGCAAAGCTTGTAAAGCTCAAGATGGAGCTTAAAAAAATAATTCACGAAGATGAGGACTCAGTAATAATTTACACATTCAGGTCTGCATGGTATACAAACAGGGAAACAATAGGAGTTAAAAAGGGTGTACAGGAGCTGATAATTTAA
- a CDS encoding tetratricopeptide repeat protein: MMAGISLAQNTPEERCLSLVNAGEYQKAIEIGNKLIKRNPSNFLAYSCLAYAYYSLGDLKSSLKYAQKMERLAKNDDELGVAYNRLGLAYHKIGDLDNAFFIIANN; encoded by the coding sequence ATGATGGCAGGTATAAGCCTGGCACAAAATACTCCGGAAGAAAGATGCTTAAGTCTTGTAAATGCAGGAGAATACCAAAAAGCTATAGAAATCGGCAATAAATTAATAAAAAGAAATCCTTCAAATTTCCTGGCTTACAGCTGTCTTGCATATGCGTACTACTCACTGGGTGACTTAAAAAGCTCTTTAAAGTATGCACAGAAAATGGAAAGGCTGGCTAAAAATGATGATGAGCTCGGGGTAGCATATAACCGTTTAGGTTTAGCATATCACAAGATTGGGGACCTGGATAATGCATTTTTTATTATAGCAAACAATTGA
- a CDS encoding helix-turn-helix transcriptional regulator, translating into MKNFRDFLKEQFQDKDFEAEFYRGLEKTRLAAQIAYYREKRGLTQSKLAELLNTSQSTIARLENPNYHNYSVKTLRKIAKILNLELVVSLREKNIEEEKIELDDYESTGNFYYITWIPKNRSDYSLKINRLINKDKHSQKYQIKKENAA; encoded by the coding sequence ATGAAAAATTTCAGAGATTTTTTAAAGGAACAATTTCAAGATAAGGATTTTGAGGCTGAATTTTATAGAGGACTTGAAAAAACCCGTCTTGCAGCTCAGATAGCCTATTACAGAGAAAAAAGAGGACTTACGCAGTCTAAACTTGCAGAGTTACTTAATACTTCCCAATCAACAATTGCAAGACTGGAAAATCCTAATTATCACAATTATTCAGTGAAAACTTTAAGAAAAATAGCAAAAATACTTAATCTTGAACTTGTTGTATCTTTAAGAGAAAAAAATATTGAAGAAGAAAAAATTGAACTGGATGATTATGAGTCTACAGGAAATTTTTATTATATTACCTGGATACCAAAGAATAGAAGTGATTACAGTCTTAAAATAAACAGGTTAATCAATAAGGATAAACATTCACAAAAATATCAAATAAAAAAAGAGAATGCAGCCTAA
- a CDS encoding protein-export chaperone SecB yields MFVFDKIPEKDELERIVHINCSSIIFPFIRESIADLTIKAGLPPLILDPVNFVAMYESSKEKEEKNYDKKLKKKQRLT; encoded by the coding sequence ATATTTGTTTTTGATAAAATACCAGAAAAAGATGAACTTGAAAGAATAGTTCATATCAACTGTTCATCAATTATATTTCCATTTATTAGAGAATCTATAGCAGATTTAACCATAAAAGCAGGACTCCCTCCATTAATTCTTGATCCTGTAAATTTTGTTGCCATGTATGAATCATCAAAAGAAAAAGAGGAGAAAAATTACGATAAAAAACTTAAAAAAAAGCAGAGGTTAACTTGA
- a CDS encoding transposase: MIAKADLPGSSVCSVARKYGIAPNTTYQWRQKYKGMNASEAKRLKNLEGVNSGFSWSFYL; the protein is encoded by the coding sequence ATAATTGCTAAGGCAGACCTGCCTGGCAGCTCTGTCTGTTCTGTGGCAAGAAAATACGGTATCGCACCAAACACCACATACCAATGGAGACAGAAATACAAAGGCATGAATGCCTCTGAAGCAAAACGCCTCAAAAACCTTGAAGGGGTAAACTCGGGCTTTAGTTGGAGTTTTTATCTGTGA
- a CDS encoding tetratricopeptide repeat protein gives MSKLLIFLLLVFLTVIGLFAMENKEMVILKLPFGASYEMPKIGLMLLSLSFGAFFVFIVFFIRDTSNLISKFQLQKKQKKEEKIKDYYAKALRDIMRDKVQEAKEALQEILKEEPEHVDALIRLGDLSMKEEDYKTALKYYKKAYELDPKNIVPLFSLENVMEKMNENELALKYIEQIINLEPDSPLAHYKMRNILERLEKWEDLISLQKKILKLVPAYKKAEEEKRLVGYTYEYGRINIESGEIEQAERVFSSLISNYPQFVPAYLGMTEVILSKEGVEEAIEFLQKSYEDLKSKILLIRLEDLLISIGDPKRLIQFYLKAINEQPDDVELKFLLGRLYYRLEMIDDAIEILSSIDPAICSTPKLHCIKGYLYLRRNQIPKAVSEFKELCPETKVSTLSYLCRECHSKFEEWAGRCPVCGTWSSFDVDLRGCEILK, from the coding sequence ATGTCAAAGCTTTTGATTTTTCTGCTACTTGTTTTTCTCACAGTTATCGGACTTTTTGCCATGGAAAATAAAGAGATGGTAATTCTTAAACTGCCATTTGGTGCATCCTATGAAATGCCTAAAATAGGATTAATGCTTCTTTCTCTAAGTTTTGGAGCTTTTTTTGTTTTTATCGTCTTTTTTATCAGAGACACGAGCAATTTAATAAGTAAATTTCAGTTGCAGAAAAAGCAGAAGAAAGAAGAAAAAATAAAGGACTACTATGCAAAGGCTTTAAGAGACATTATGAGAGATAAAGTGCAAGAGGCAAAGGAGGCATTACAGGAAATATTAAAAGAAGAACCAGAACATGTAGATGCTCTCATAAGGCTTGGAGACCTGTCAATGAAGGAGGAAGACTATAAAACTGCACTTAAATATTACAAAAAAGCCTATGAACTTGATCCTAAAAATATTGTTCCTCTTTTTTCTCTGGAAAACGTTATGGAAAAAATGAATGAAAATGAACTTGCCCTTAAATATATTGAACAGATCATAAATCTTGAACCAGATAGCCCTCTGGCACACTACAAAATGAGAAATATTCTGGAACGACTTGAAAAATGGGAAGATCTGATCAGTCTTCAGAAAAAGATTCTAAAACTCGTTCCTGCATATAAAAAAGCAGAGGAAGAAAAAAGGCTTGTAGGATATACATACGAGTACGGAAGAATAAATATTGAATCAGGTGAGATTGAACAGGCAGAAAGGGTTTTTTCAAGCCTTATTAGTAATTATCCTCAGTTTGTGCCTGCTTATCTTGGAATGACAGAGGTCATTCTTTCAAAAGAGGGGGTTGAGGAAGCAATTGAGTTTCTTCAGAAATCATACGAGGATTTAAAATCAAAGATTTTGCTCATAAGACTTGAAGACTTACTTATCAGCATAGGTGATCCTAAAAGACTAATTCAATTTTATCTAAAAGCAATAAATGAGCAGCCAGATGATGTGGAGCTTAAGTTCCTCCTTGGCAGACTTTATTATCGTCTGGAAATGATTGATGATGCTATAGAAATTTTGTCTTCTATAGATCCAGCCATATGTTCAACTCCAAAACTACATTGCATCAAAGGATATCTTTATCTTAGAAGAAATCAGATACCGAAAGCTGTCTCTGAATTTAAAGAACTCTGTCCTGAAACAAAGGTATCAACTCTGTCTTATCTATGCAGGGAATGTCATTCAAAATTTGAAGAATGGGCAGGAAGATGCCCTGTTTGCGGAACTTGGAGCAGCTTTGATGTTGACCTGAGAGGCTGTGAAATCCTGAAATGA
- a CDS encoding RNA ligase partner protein, with amino-acid sequence MIDFFCRKRKIVLDTSVFVNPDIRNFFGETPRQAVEEFIKIAKKAKNLEFYIPSTVFKELMYFVDEKEIPKDFYFLIRIKSPDKHRSQCPAIFFYELVEEMRHRINKGLRVAENAVRNVTQKEPDEVIKDLRKKYREALREGIIDSKEDVDLIFLSMELKATLVTGDQGLIKWADKLGIEWIVPEKFKEFLLSAMS; translated from the coding sequence ATGATTGATTTTTTTTGTAGAAAACGAAAAATAGTTCTTGATACAAGCGTTTTTGTCAATCCTGATATAAGAAATTTTTTTGGCGAAACTCCTCGGCAGGCAGTTGAAGAATTTATAAAGATAGCTAAAAAAGCTAAAAATCTTGAATTCTATATCCCTTCCACTGTTTTTAAGGAGTTAATGTATTTTGTTGATGAAAAAGAAATTCCGAAAGATTTCTATTTTTTAATCAGAATCAAATCTCCTGATAAACACAGAAGTCAGTGCCCAGCAATATTTTTTTATGAGCTCGTTGAAGAGATGAGGCATAGAATAAACAAAGGCTTGAGAGTTGCAGAGAATGCTGTAAGAAATGTTACACAGAAAGAGCCTGATGAAGTAATTAAAGATTTAAGAAAAAAATATAGGGAAGCACTCCGTGAAGGTATTATTGACAGTAAAGAAGATGTTGATCTCATATTTCTTTCTATGGAACTTAAAGCAACATTAGTAACGGGAGATCAAGGTTTAATTAAATGGGCTGATAAACTCGGAATTGAATGGATTGTACCGGAAAAATTTAAAGAGTTTCTACTTTCTGCTATGAGTTGA
- a CDS encoding acetyl-CoA carboxylase carboxyltransferase subunit alpha produces MTYYLDFEKPIQELETKIEELRKLSDGSDIDLSQEIKRLNKKLKELKSEVYSNLTAWQKTQIARHPERPYTLDYISMIFEDFIELHGDRRFGDDPAVVAGIGKIDGASYAVIGHQKGRTIKERIYRNFGQAHPEGYRKALRVMKLAERFSMPVITMIDTPGAFPGIGAEERGQAEAIATNLMEMSLLKTPLIGIVIGEGGSGGALALSVCDKIFMLEHSVYSVISPEGCAAILWKKNSDVGVEDYMRAAEELKLTAQDLKKFGIIDDIIPEPPGGAHREPQETGKRIKNKIISTAEELSKIPVEELIRKRYEKFRKIGNFWSSTHSRK; encoded by the coding sequence ATGACCTATTATCTTGATTTTGAAAAACCCATACAGGAGTTAGAAACAAAAATTGAAGAGCTAAGAAAACTTTCAGATGGTAGTGATATTGATCTCAGTCAGGAGATAAAAAGGCTCAATAAAAAATTAAAAGAATTAAAATCTGAAGTTTACTCAAATCTTACAGCATGGCAGAAGACCCAGATTGCGAGGCATCCTGAAAGACCTTACACTCTTGATTATATTTCAATGATTTTTGAAGATTTTATTGAGCTTCACGGAGATCGCCGTTTTGGAGACGATCCTGCTGTAGTAGCAGGAATCGGGAAAATTGATGGTGCTTCTTATGCAGTTATTGGGCATCAGAAAGGTAGAACAATAAAAGAAAGAATTTACCGAAACTTTGGTCAGGCTCATCCTGAAGGATACAGAAAAGCATTAAGAGTTATGAAACTGGCAGAAAGATTTTCAATGCCTGTCATTACAATGATTGATACTCCGGGTGCTTTTCCAGGTATAGGTGCTGAAGAAAGAGGTCAGGCTGAGGCAATTGCAACAAATCTTATGGAGATGTCTTTGCTGAAAACACCTTTGATTGGAATTGTAATAGGCGAGGGTGGAAGTGGAGGTGCGCTTGCGCTCAGTGTGTGTGACAAAATTTTTATGCTTGAACACTCTGTTTATTCAGTTATCTCTCCTGAAGGATGCGCGGCTATACTGTGGAAAAAGAATTCTGATGTAGGAGTGGAAGACTACATGAGAGCAGCGGAGGAACTCAAGCTTACAGCCCAGGATTTGAAAAAATTCGGAATCATTGATGACATAATTCCTGAACCACCTGGTGGAGCTCACAGAGAACCGCAGGAAACAGGTAAAAGAATTAAAAACAAAATAATCAGCACTGCAGAAGAATTAAGTAAAATACCAGTAGAAGAACTTATTAGAAAAAGATACGAAAAATTCAGGAAAATTGGAAATTTCTGGAGTTCAACTCATAGCAGAAAGTAG